The Henckelia pumila isolate YLH828 chromosome 2, ASM3356847v2, whole genome shotgun sequence genome includes a window with the following:
- the LOC140883142 gene encoding caffeoylshikimate esterase gives MVPPGQPPPPPNFWGDTPEEEYYTSQGVSNSKTYSQTPHGKLFTQSFLPLDPAQPVKGTVFMTHGYGSDTGWLFQKFCINYAKWGYAVLAADLLGHGRSDGLRCYLGDLDKVAAASLFFFKSVRLSEEYKDLPAFLVGESMGGLATLLMYFQSEKDLWTGLIFSAPLFVIPEPMKPSKVHLLAYGLLFGLADTWAAMPDNKMVGKAIKDPEKLKIIASNPRRYTGKPRVGTMRELQRQCEYVQNNYHKVTIPFFTAHGTSDGLACPSGSEKLYEKASSKDKTLKLYQGMYHSLIQGEPDDNANVVLGDMRAWIDERVERYAPKM, from the exons ATGGTGCCGCCGGGACAACCCCCTCCGCCTCCCAACTTCTGGGGAGACACGCCGGAGGAAGAGTATTACACCTCCCAAGGCGTCAGCAACTCCAAAACCTACTCCCAAACCCCACACGGTAAACTATTCACCCAATCATTCCTCCCACTCGATCCCGCTCAACCCGTCAAAGGCACCGTATTCATGACCCACGGCTACGGTTCCGACACCGGATGGCTTTTCCAGAAGTTCTGCATCAATTACGCAAAGTGGGGCTATGCCGTACTCGCCGCCGATCTACTCGGCCACGGCCGAAGCGATGGGCTAAGGTGCTACCTCGGAGACCTGGATAAAGTCGCCGCGGCTTCTCTATTTTTCTTTAAGAGTGTGAGGCTTAGCGAGGAGTATAAGGATCTTCCAGCCTTTTTGGTCGGGGAATCGATGGGCGGGCTTGCGACGCTGTTGATGTACTTTCAGTCGGAGAAGGATTTATGGACTGGTTTGATCTTCTCGGCTCCCTTGTTTGTCATTCCCGAACCAATGAAGCCCTCTAAg GTACACTTATTGGCATATGGACTGTTATTTGGGCTGGCGGACACCTGGGCCGCAATGCCTGATAACAAGATGGTTGGTAAAGCCATCAAAGATCCCGAGAAGTTGAAGATCATCGCGAGCAACCCAAGAAGGTACACGGGGAAGCCTAGAGTGGGAACAATGAGGGAGTTACAAAGACAGTGTGAGTATGTTCAGAACAACTACCACAAGGTCACCATTCCATTCTTTACAGCTCACGGGACTTCAGATGGGCTGGCTTGCCCATCGGGCTCGGAGAAATTGTACGAGAAGGCGAGCAGCAAGGACAAGACTTTGAAGTTGTATCAAGGGATGTATCATTCCTTGATACAAGGTGAGCCTGATGACAACGCTAATGTAGTGTTGGGTGATATGAGGGCTTGGATTGATGAAAGAGTCGAGAGGTACGCTCCAAAAATGTAA